The DNA sequence CGGCACCGGGCGGCCCAGGTGCTCGCGCGCCAGCGCGGTGGCGGGCACGGTGCGCACCCGCTCCGGCCGCAGCGCGGCGACCGCCTCGGCGGCGCCGAGGTCACGCAGCTCGCGCGTGGTGTTGACGAGCACGTACGCGTCCGGGCCGAGCCCGTCGAACACGTTGACCGCGCGCAGCAGCGTGGCGTCCTGGACGATCAGCGCGTCGGGCCGGGCGACCGGCTCGCGCACCCGGATCGGCCGGTCGTCGATCCGGCAGAACGCGACGACGGGGGCGCCGGTGCGCTCGGAGCCGAACGTGGGAAACGCCTGGGCGTGCCGGCCCTCGAGGAACGCGGCGATGGACAGCAGCTCGGCCGCGGTGACGACGCCTTGGCCGCCCCGACCGTGGATTCGCACCTGGAACACGGTTGTCTCCCCCTGCACGTCGTCCTGACTTCCGGTTTATCCGCGGGGCAGCAGGGCCAGTAGGGGGCGAACGTCACACGCGCTTGGGGCTTCAAGACCTGACATATGGACCTTTGGCCCTCTGCGGGGTAGGGATCGAAAGCGAAGCTTTTTTTAACGGGACTTGGTTCCG is a window from the Thermopolyspora flexuosa genome containing:
- a CDS encoding 2-oxoacid:acceptor oxidoreductase family protein: MFQVRIHGRGGQGVVTAAELLSIAAFLEGRHAQAFPTFGSERTGAPVVAFCRIDDRPIRVREPVARPDALIVQDATLLRAVNVFDGLGPDAYVLVNTTRELRDLGAAEAVAALRPERVRTVPATALAREHLGRPVPNAVLLGGFAALTGVVSLESVCAAIRQRFAGRVAEGNVAAAERAYAYVSATTKEAIDA